GCGGTTGCCCCTGAGTTTTGAGCAAGAATGGCAGCTTTGGCAGCAGTTGTCCATTGAAGTGGCAATCAGCAAAGCTTCTGGAGAGGCCGGCGGACTGAGGATCAAGCAAGCAGTGGCCAAAACCCTCGGGATCCCGCTGTGGGTGATCCAGCGGCCCCCTCTGGACTACCCCTGGTGTAGTGAGGATTTGGCAGAGGTGGTGCAGGAATGTCAAAGGTTACTGAGGGATGCCTAATTTTCAGGCAGGGCACTGGCTCCCATAAGCTGGAATGGGGAACCCTAGGAAAAGCTATACGCTCTATACGCTAAGGACGCTGAATTGCGATGAATGGGCCAGAAATTACCTTGACGGGGGAAACCCTTTCGACGCTAACGCTGACCGCTCTACTGGCTATCGGCCTATTCTTTTTTTTGCGAGCTTCGGGTAAAGATCGAACGGAGAACCGCCTCTACTTTAGCAGCCGTCCGTTAAACTCCTTGGGATCCGCCTTGCGCAGCCATTTGCAGGGTCGGGCCTACCAACTGCAATCCACCGATTCTGATGGCATCGCCACCTTTGCGGGGGAGGCTAAGGCCAGTACCGGCTTGGCGCTTTTTCTCACCGGGCTGGCGGGGGTGGGGTTGGCCTGTTTGGCGCTGGTTTTGTCCACCCTTGAGCCGCAATGGGGGGGGTGGCCCTGGATGCTGATGCTGGCTTCCCCTTGGGCCGGTTGGTACTACCGCCAGCGCAACCAACGCCCGGAACAGATCCGCCTCAAACTGCAAGAGGAGAGTTCTGGATCCCGGCTGTGGGTGGAGGGGCATCGGGATGAGCTGGATATTTTGGCGGCCACCTTTGCTCTGGAGGAACGGGATCCCGTTGAGGAAGAGTTGAGCAGCAACGAGTCCTAACCGATATCCGGGAAAATCGGCAGTTGTTCAGTGCTGGGGTTTTGTTCCTGTTCCGGTGGATTTTTCTTCGCGCCCTGGGCACGTTCCTGGTTTCGTCCTTGGTTTCTGAGCCCCAAGCCGATGCGACTGTGCTTTTCCACCAGCTCCAGGACTTGCTTGGCCCGTTTGATCACCGGTTTGGGCAGTCCCGCCATCCGCCCCACCTCGATCCCATAGGAACGATCCGCCCCGCCCGCTTGGACTTGGTGCAGGAAGATAATGCGATCTTCCAACTCTTTCACCACCACCTGAAAATTGGCCACATTGGGCAGCAGCGTTTCCAGTTGGTTCATCTCGTGGTAGTGGGTGGCAAAGAGGGTTCGGGCCCGCACTTGGGTGGCTAGGTATTCCGCCACGGCCCAGGCAATGGAGAGACCATCAAACGTAGCGGTACCGCGACCAATCTCATCGAGCAACACCAAAGAGTGCTCGGTGGCGTGGTTGAGGATGTTGGCAGTTTCGTTCATCTCTACCATGAAGGTGGACTGCCCGGTGGCCAGATCATCAACGGCCCCTATGCGGGTAAAGATGCGGTCGCAGAGACCCAATTCGGCTCGTTCGGCGGGGACGAAGCTACCCATCTGAGCCAGGATTTGAATTAAACCGATTTGTCGCAGGTAGGTGGATTTGCCGGACATGTTCGGCCCGGTTAGCACCATCAAGTCGGGGCCCTCAGGGGATCCCAACCGGACGGAGTTGGCCACAAATAACCCACTCGGAAGCGATTTTTCCACGACGGGATGGCGACCCTGCTCGATCCACAATCGCCGATCCCGGGTGATTTTGGGGCGGCTATACCCCTGCTGTACTGCCACTTCCGCCAGCCCCAACAGGGCATCGATGGTGGCGATGGTTTGGGCCACTTGGCGAATGGGTTCGGCTTGGGATCCCGCTTGTAGGCGCAACTGCAAAAACAGCTCGTATTCCCGTTGGTTGATCTCGGTTTGGGCGGTGAGGATGCGGGCTTCTTTTTCCTTTAGCTCGGGGGTGATGAAGCGTTCTTCGTTGGTCAGGGTTTGCTTGCGGATGTAGTTATCCGGCACTTGGTGAGCTTTGGCGCGGCTGATGCTTAGGTAGTAGCCGAAGGCTTTGTTAAAGCCCACCTTGAGAGTGGGGATCCCGGTGCGTTCCCGCTCGATCTTCTCCAGGTTGGCAATCCATTGTCGGTCTTGTTCCACCTGCTGCCGCAGCCGATCCAGTTCGGAATCCACACCAGCCTGAATCAGTCCCCCTTCCGTCAGAAGCGGGGGAGGGGAGGGGAGGAGGGTGCGCTCAATCAGCCGGCCCAAATCCGATAGGGCGGGATCCACTCGTTGCAGGCTTTGCAGAAGAGGGGCTTGGGCATCAGCGACTAGGTCTGCCAGATCCGGCAGTTTACTTAGGGAGGATCCCAGGGCCACCAGCTCGCGGGGATTGGCGGTACCGGATCCCACACGATTGGCTAAGCGCTCCAGGTCGTAGAGGGAATCCAGCAGGGATCCCAGGCGGGTGCGCAGGGAAGGATGGTCCAGCAGTTCTTGGATGGTGTCCTGGCGGGCTTGAATGGGTTCCGGATCCCGCAGCGGTTGGAGGAGCCAACGGCGCAGCGCCCGCCCTCCCATCGCCGTGCGACTCTGATCCAGCACCCAGAGGAGGGATCCGGCGAAAGCCCCCTCCCGAATTGTCTGGGTCAGTTCCAGGTTGCGCCGCGTCTGCGGATCCAACATTAGGTAATCCGTCAGTTGGTAGGTACGTGGGGGTTGCAACAGGCAATGGAGCCCCTTCTCCTGGATGAGGTTCTTCTGGGTTTCCTCCAGGTATTGCAACAGCCCGCCCGCTGCCCGAATTGCCAGAGGGAGCCCGGCACAGCCCAACCCTTCCAAGGATCCCAGTCGATAAGTCTGCAGCAGGTTAGCTCGGGCCACGCTCAACTCAAAGGGTTCTGGGGGGCGCAGGGTATAGCCATACTGACCCGGTAGATCCAGGAGGGCTTGGGGATCCCTGGGACGAACCAGATTGAGGCCCAGGCCATCCTCCACCGGCAGCAACACCTCCGCCGGCTGGAGCCGTGCCAGTTCTTGTTCCAGTTTTTCTGCCCCTGCGCTCTGACATACCCAAAACTCCCCGGTGGAAATATCGGCGTAGGCCAAGCCCCAGGGGGAGTCGGGTTGCCTGAGATCCTTGAGGCGCACAATAGCCGCCAGATAGTTGTTCTGCCGCGCTTTCAGCAGTTCTTCTTCCAAAACGGTGCCTGGGGTGATCACCCGTGTTACTTCCCGGCGCACCAATCCTTTGGCTTGATCGGCGGGTTCCATTTGCTCGCAGACGGCCAGGGCATAGCCTTTGGCCACCAACTGAGCGGCATAGCGCTCAAAGGCATGGTGGGGCACGCCACACATCGGGATCCGCCCAATTGCCCCTCCCTCTCGCCCGGTGAGCACCAGCTCCAGCTCCCGCGAGACGATGTAAGCATCCTGGAAAAACATCTCGTAGAAGTCCCCCAGCCGGTAGAGCAGAATCGCCTGGGGATATTGCCGCTTCAGCTCCACGTAGTGCTGCATCATCGGGGTGAGCAGCGCGGGATCCACCGTCAAGGCATCCCAGGTTTCGGCGGCAGAAGAGGACGAAGACATGGCATCCACACTCACGAGAGAACAATCCTGGCCAGAAATCCGGCCAATTGGCAAATTGATGCCAGCGCCAAGCACCTAGTTATTCGCCTGTTATTGGTAGTCTCTTGCAATATCTGAAAGGTGCTGATATTCTGACAACTACAACTTTGTTGATTTTATTTCTCAATAACACTAGCCAATAATTAGCCAGTCCTTCTGCTCTGGGGTGAATCTGCTGGGCCTGTAGGGACTGAGTTTTCCTGGCGGATTTCTGTCGAAGAGGTTTTTGAGGTGCTGGTTGGCAACGAACGTGCATCGCCTGGTGTTGAAAAGATCTATAAGCAGAAGGTATGGACTATCCATCCTATCGGCCTGGCTAGCTTGCTACTGAGTGGCATTATCTTGCTGTTTTTGTTCTCCCTTTCTTTGGGCGCTGTGCCCATGAGTGGGGCGGAAGTCTGGCAGGCGCTGTGGCGACAGGGGGATCCCACCTATCAAACCATCCTTTGGCAGTTGCGCATGCCGCGAGCTTTGCTGGCGCAGTTGGTGGGGGCGGCTTTGGGCATGGCAGGGGCCTTGCTGCAAGGGATGTTGGGGAATGGGTTGGCAGATCCCTATCTGCTGGGTATTTCAGCGGGGGCAGGCCTAGCAGCAGTGGGGTTACTGACGCTAGGGGAGTGGACGAGTTGGGTACCGTTGGCGGCTTGGGTTGGGGGGTTGCTCACCACGCTGTTGGTGTATGGATTGGCGCGCACACGGGCAGGGCTAGCGGTGGAGCGGCTGATCTTGGCCGGGGTGGCGGTGAGTGCCCTGTTTGGAGCCATCAGTTCCACCTTGCTGTTGATGGCGGATGACCGGGTACAGGTGGCTCTGACCTGGTTGATCGGCAGCCTGAGCGGACGCGGCTGGCCGGAGGTGCAGACGGCGGGGCTGTACATCCTGGTGGGGCTGGGGCTGGGCTGGGGGCAGGCGCGGGCCTTGAACCTGTTGGGCTTAGGGGAGGAGATGGCGGTGAGCTTGGGGATCCCTTTGGCCCGTACCCGGGTGGCAATTGGCTTGGTGGCGGCTTTGTTGGCGGCGGCGGCGGTGAGCGTTGGCGGGCTGATTGGCTTTGTCGGGTTGGTGGTGCCCCACATGGTGCGGCAGGGGGTGGGATCCGATCACCGCTGGCTGTTGCCTCTTTCGGCCCTGGCGGGGGCGGGCTTGCTGGGATCCGCCGATATCCTGGCCCGTTTGGGAGCGGTGGAGTTGCCGGTGGGGGTGGTGACGGCTCTGATGGGAGCACCTTTTTTCGGCTGGCTGCTGCAACGACAGGAGAGGGGCTTGTGAGGGAGCAGGCAGCCATTCTGGAGGCGAAAAGCTTGTGGGGCGGCTACGGCAGCCAGCCGATGATCCGAGAGCTCTCGCTGCAGGTGGAGCGGGGGGAATGGCTGAGCATTGTTGGCCCCAATGGATCCGGCAAATCGACGCTGTTGCGCTTGCTCAGCCGCATATTGCTTCCCTCGGCTGGAGTTGTGCTCCTGGACGGCAGGGATCTCCATCGTCAGTTCACGCCACAGCAGGTAGCCCAGCGACTGGCTCTCCTACCCCAACAGCAGCGGATCCCGACAGGACTGACGGTGCGACAGTTGGTGAGTTTGGGGCGTTCGCCTCACCAGCTGTGGTGGGAGTGGCAGTTACGGCGGGCCGATTGGCAGCGGGTGGAGCAGGCCCTAGGGCAAACGGGGCTGGGATCCCTAGCGGAGCGGCGGCTAGAAACCCTGTCGGGGGGAGAGCGGCAGCGGGCGTTTTTGGCCATGGCCCTGGTGCAGGAACCGCAGGTGTTGCTGTTGGATGAGCCCACCACCTTTTTGGATCTGCGCTACCAACTGGAGCTGCTGGAGCTGTTGCAACGGCTGAAACAGGAACGGAACCTGACGGTGATCACGGTACTCCATGACCTGAATCTGGCCATTCGCTACAGCCAACGGATGGCGCTGCTGAGTTCCGGCCAGTTGCAGGCGGTGGGATCCCCTCCTGAGGTCTTGACCCCGACCCGGGTGCGGCAGGTGTTTGGCTTGGAGGTGGAGTGGATCCCGACCCCGGTGGGCCGGCAGCTTTGCCCCATAGCGGCTGTGGGGGTGGATGGGGTACCGCTGTCGGTGGGAGGGGCGGCAGGGGTAATGAATCCGTTTTGAACTTCTTTTGAACTGCAACCTTGAACTTTCTTGTTGTGAGTGAGGCGTTATGGGCGTTGTCGGTCGTTTATCTGGCCTGGTGAGCTTGGGTTTGAGTGTGGGGGTGGGCTGGGGATCCCTGGCTTGGGGACAAACCCAACCGGCTACGGGATCCTTGTCGGATCCCCCGTTGCTGGCTCAGGCTACTCCCGCTCCTGTGCAAGGGGCAACCACCCTGCAGGAGCAAATCCGCGAGTTAGAAGCGCAAATTGAAGCGGCCCGCCAGCGGGGGGATGAGGCGGAAGTCGAGCGTTTGCAGGCGGATTTGCAGGTGCTGCAACAGGGGATCCCGGTGTTTAACCTGCAACAGGTGACGGTGACCGGCACCCGCACCGAGCGCTCCTTGGCCGATTCTCCCGCCAGCATCACGGTGATCGACCGCGAGCGGCTACGGCAGGAGCTCATCCAAAACATTCAGGATCTGGTGCGCTACGAGCCGGGGATCACGGTTCGGGATGATCTCCGCTATGGCCTCCAGGATTTCAATATCCGCGGCCTAGATGGCAACCGGGTGCTCATTCAGGTGGATGGGATCCGGCAACCGGAACGCTTTACCTTTGGCCCCTTCAACCTAGGGCGGGATACCTTTGAGCTGGAAACCACCCGCACCGTAGAAATTATCCGCGGCCCCGCTTCCACCCTTTACGGCAGTGATGCTCTGGGGGGTGTGGTGACCTTTACGACTTTGGATCCCGCGGATCTTTTGGGAGAACGGGATAGCCATGTGGGCATCTCCAGCCAGTACAGCAGTCGTAATCAGGGCTTTGTCAATACCGTCAGTTTGGCGGGGCGGCAGGACAACCTAGAGGCGATGCTGATCTACACCCGCCGCGATGGACGGGAAACCAACATTAAAGCGGATCCCAGCCTTGTCAATCCTCAGACAGAAATTGGGGATAACGTCTTGGCCAAGCTGGTCTATCGCTTTGATGAGTACAGCAGCCTCAACTTGACCGGAGAATATTTCAACCGTCGCACCACCTCCACCACCGCCCCCCGTAACTTAGATACAGGCATTAGCTTTTTTGAGGAAACCATCGATATCGAGCGCACCCGCCTTAGCCTGGAATATCGCTATGCCAACCCCGATACCCCAGCCTTTGAACTGGCCACAGCGCAGATTTACTACCAACCGGCCCGCACCCAAGAGCCCAGCGTCGAAAACCGCACCCTCACTGTGCAAGGTCAGCCCGTACCCGTCCGCCGCGATACCTTTAATGAGCTGATCAGCAACATCTTGGGGGTGAACCTACAGGCCCAAAGCCGCTTCCAAACCGGGGATATCTCCCACCGCTTGGTCTATGGGGTGGATCTCTCCACAACTCGCAATGAACGCCCTCGCAACCGCTTCCAAACCAATTTACAAACCGGGGCAGTCACCCAAAATATTCCCCCGGATAACTTCCCCACCAAAGATTTTCCCGACTCCGATACCGTGCGCTTCGGCCTTTACCTCCAGGATGAAATTGAGTTTAATGGCGGCAATTTCACCCTCATCCCCGGGATCCGCTACGACACCTACAACCTCACCCCCAGCCCGGATGAAACCTTCTTGAAGAGTGGGGCAGAAGCCGTCAGTCTGTTTGCCGATGCGATTTCTCCAAAACTGGGCTTGGTGTGGAGGATTAACCCCAACCTAACGTTTACAGCCCAGTACAACACCGGCTTCCGTGCCCCCCAGTACAACGAAATCAACAGTGGCTTTACCAACCTCACCAGTCCCTTTTTCCGCTATCGCACCCTCTCCAATCCCGATTTGCGCCCGGAAACCAGCCAGGGCTTCGAGGTGGGCTTGCGGGGGATCTACCCTCAGGCCAGCTTTAGCTTGGCAGCCTACTATAACGACTACAACGACTTCATCGAAGCCTTTCGAGAAGTGGGATCCGAGCCTTCCCCCCCTGGCCCACCCGGTGGGCCACCTCCCCCGCCTGTTACCCTGTTCCAGAGCCAGAATGTCAGTCGGGCCCGCATTTACGGAGTAGAAGCCACAGGTCAGTATTTCTTCAGCCCAGATTTGACCGGGTGGAGCCTGAACGGCAGCTTGGCCTGGGCGGTAGGGGACAACCTCACCGAGAACAAACCCCTGCTTTCCATTGAGCCCCTAACGGCGGTACTGGGATTGAACTACGACGATCCCAGCCAAGTGTGGGGGGCAAGGTTAATAGCCACCTTGGTGGCCGATCCACGGGATCCCCAACGGGAGGTTGTCCAAACCAATCCCAATGCTCCGCCCCAAATCCCCTTTCTGGCCAGCGGCTACTCGGTGGTGGACTTGCTGGCCTACTACAACCTGGATGACAACTGGCAGTTGAACTTTGGGGTTTACAACCTGTTTGACGAGAAGTATTTCCTCTACTCCGAAACCCGTAATCTTTTCGTCGGGCCAGCGGTAGAACGACGGGCTCAACCGGGCCGGAATGTAGCTCTCAATTTTTCTGCGCGGTTTTAAGCTCTCCTAGATCATGCTGGCAGAACGGCCAATCCTCACCCACCCTTCCCTCGAAGTCCGGCCTCAGCGGGATTGGGGTGTGGTGCTGCACTTGCAAAGCTATTACTGGCTGCAGGAAGGGGTGGCCTACGGGGTAGGGCTGGCTTTTGTGGAATTGGGCTTCTGGGCTATGCCCACAGAGCTTGGCGGTCGTTGCCTAGCCTGGGGTGAGGCTCTTCTGAACGATGCTTTACAAGCCAGTTGTTGCTGTACGGCCTTGGCGGTGGCCCGTAGCCACTGGACAGAGGATCCCGCGTCTGGCTGGGTATGGACTCCCTCCCACTGGCGCCATCAGCGACCGGATCTCTCGCAACCACCCACCTGGGGAACCCTGGGATCCGCTCTTTTGCATGGCTTGGTGGTGTTGCTTTGGATCTGGCAGGGATCCCGACCGGTGCCAGAGCTGGAGCAGCGGATCCCGATTATGCTGCTGGAACTGCCCCCGGAACCGGAACTGGCAGCCGATCCAGTCGCAGAGCCTGTCCAAGAGAGTGAGCCGGAGCCAGCAGCTCCCCTCCCTCCCGCACCGGTTGCTGAGCCGGATCCCTTACCGCCGCCCGCAGTACCCGCCAGCCAACCAGAACCCCTCCCAGAACCTTTGCCGCCTCCCCCCGAGCCGGATCCCTTGCCCCTGGCCAACCTGGGCCTGCAAACGCCGTCCCCAACACCAACCTCCACTCCCACCCCAACACCAACGTTCACACCAACACCTCCACCTACCCCAGAACCCACGCCTCCACCCACTCCCGTTCCCACAGCAACTCCCCCGCTTACCCCAACTTCCACCCCTGTTCCTACTCCTGCTGCTGTGGCCCAGCAACCGTCCTCTCCTGCTGTAATGCCTGCTTCCCCTGCGCCTGCAGGTACGCCCGTGCCTCGCTTGACCCCTCTGCTGCAAGGGATCCAATCGCGTCAGCGGGACGGAGTCCTCTCCTCCGGCCCATCAGGGGCTTCCTCTTCGACAGCGACCTCTCCTTCCCCGCAGGCCGCTTCCACTTCCATTCCCCTTGCAGCGCCTGCTGGAACACCTGCTCCTGCTCCACCGCCTTCTCCGCCCTCGGTTGCCGCCAATCCCCTGCCGGACACTTTGGCCCAACCGATTCCAGGCCGCAATGCCCCACCCCAGTACCCACCCCAAGCCCGCCGTCTCAATCAGCAGGGGCAAGTGATACTCAGAGCCAAGGTTGATCCTCAGGGGCGGGTGCAGCAGGTGGAGATCCTCTCCTCGAGTGGTTTTCCAGCTCTAGACAGTGCCGCTCAGCAGGCGGTGCAACAGTGGCAATTCAGCCCCGCTCTGAAAAACAATGTCCCGATCGAATCTTGGGTCACGGTACCCATTCAATTTGCCCTCAACTGAGGGATCAGGATGAACCCAGAACCTGGGTTCCTTCGTTCTGCTGTTCTCTGGAGGTTGGTCTATGGTTTATCGCTACTCTCGCCGCCAAATCTTGACTCTCACCCTCTCCGGCTTAGGAGCCTGGTGGTGGGGACATTCTGCAGGGGCACAAGCAGGGATCCCGCGCTCCCCACACTCTTTAGTTGAGGCCCCGGTCAACCGCGTGGCCAGCCTCACCACTCTGACAGCGGATATTCTCTATCGTCTGGCCCCCGATAAGCTGGTGGGGATCCCTTCCGGACAGCTACTGGAGTCGGATCCCCGTTTTCAGGGCATTACCCGCTTGGGCCTGGGCAACCAACCCAACCTGGAGCAATTGGTGGCTCTGCAACCGGATTGGGTGGTGGGCGCCAGTGGGTTTCACGATGCCTTGGCCTCACGGTTGGAGGAATTGGGGATCCCCACTTACTTAACTGCTGTCAACAGTTGGGCTGCCTTAGAAGAGACGATCACCACCCTGGCCGCCGCCCTGGGAGTTGATCCCCAGCCTTTACTGCAGGAATACGGAGCGCTCTTACCCCAGCAACTGCCCCCTTCTCAACCGAAAACGCTGCTGCTAGCGGGTACGCAGCCGATTCTTTCCCCTAACCGGCAAAGCTGGGCTGGAGATCTGCTGGAACGCTTTGGTGCGGACAATCTGACGGCCACCCTGCAAAGCCAAGGGCAATTTCGCGGCTATGTCACCCTTTCAGCCGAGCGCATCCTGGAGGCCAATCCGGAGATTCTGTTGGTGGTCAACCCGGAGGCGGCGGATCCC
This DNA window, taken from Thermostichus vulcanus str. 'Rupite', encodes the following:
- a CDS encoding ABC transporter substrate-binding protein — protein: MVYRYSRRQILTLTLSGLGAWWWGHSAGAQAGIPRSPHSLVEAPVNRVASLTTLTADILYRLAPDKLVGIPSGQLLESDPRFQGITRLGLGNQPNLEQLVALQPDWVVGASGFHDALASRLEELGIPTYLTAVNSWAALEETITTLAAALGVDPQPLLQEYGALLPQQLPPSQPKTLLLAGTQPILSPNRQSWAGDLLERFGADNLTATLQSQGQFRGYVTLSAERILEANPEILLVVNPEAADPLAFFQSRPFWDQLQAVQTQRVYGFDYYGLVNPGSLDKIKVTCERLAQVFGSG
- a CDS encoding cofactor assembly of complex C subunit B, which translates into the protein MNGPEITLTGETLSTLTLTALLAIGLFFFLRASGKDRTENRLYFSSRPLNSLGSALRSHLQGRAYQLQSTDSDGIATFAGEAKASTGLALFLTGLAGVGLACLALVLSTLEPQWGGWPWMLMLASPWAGWYYRQRNQRPEQIRLKLQEESSGSRLWVEGHRDELDILAATFALEERDPVEEELSSNES
- a CDS encoding TonB-dependent hemoglobin/transferrin/lactoferrin family receptor; amino-acid sequence: MGVVGRLSGLVSLGLSVGVGWGSLAWGQTQPATGSLSDPPLLAQATPAPVQGATTLQEQIRELEAQIEAARQRGDEAEVERLQADLQVLQQGIPVFNLQQVTVTGTRTERSLADSPASITVIDRERLRQELIQNIQDLVRYEPGITVRDDLRYGLQDFNIRGLDGNRVLIQVDGIRQPERFTFGPFNLGRDTFELETTRTVEIIRGPASTLYGSDALGGVVTFTTLDPADLLGERDSHVGISSQYSSRNQGFVNTVSLAGRQDNLEAMLIYTRRDGRETNIKADPSLVNPQTEIGDNVLAKLVYRFDEYSSLNLTGEYFNRRTTSTTAPRNLDTGISFFEETIDIERTRLSLEYRYANPDTPAFELATAQIYYQPARTQEPSVENRTLTVQGQPVPVRRDTFNELISNILGVNLQAQSRFQTGDISHRLVYGVDLSTTRNERPRNRFQTNLQTGAVTQNIPPDNFPTKDFPDSDTVRFGLYLQDEIEFNGGNFTLIPGIRYDTYNLTPSPDETFLKSGAEAVSLFADAISPKLGLVWRINPNLTFTAQYNTGFRAPQYNEINSGFTNLTSPFFRYRTLSNPDLRPETSQGFEVGLRGIYPQASFSLAAYYNDYNDFIEAFREVGSEPSPPGPPGGPPPPPVTLFQSQNVSRARIYGVEATGQYFFSPDLTGWSLNGSLAWAVGDNLTENKPLLSIEPLTAVLGLNYDDPSQVWGARLIATLVADPRDPQREVVQTNPNAPPQIPFLASGYSVVDLLAYYNLDDNWQLNFGVYNLFDEKYFLYSETRNLFVGPAVERRAQPGRNVALNFSARF
- a CDS encoding FecCD family ABC transporter permease is translated as MYKQKVWTIHPIGLASLLLSGIILLFLFSLSLGAVPMSGAEVWQALWRQGDPTYQTILWQLRMPRALLAQLVGAALGMAGALLQGMLGNGLADPYLLGISAGAGLAAVGLLTLGEWTSWVPLAAWVGGLLTTLLVYGLARTRAGLAVERLILAGVAVSALFGAISSTLLLMADDRVQVALTWLIGSLSGRGWPEVQTAGLYILVGLGLGWGQARALNLLGLGEEMAVSLGIPLARTRVAIGLVAALLAAAAVSVGGLIGFVGLVVPHMVRQGVGSDHRWLLPLSALAGAGLLGSADILARLGAVELPVGVVTALMGAPFFGWLLQRQERGL
- the mutS gene encoding DNA mismatch repair protein MutS; protein product: MSSSSSAAETWDALTVDPALLTPMMQHYVELKRQYPQAILLYRLGDFYEMFFQDAYIVSRELELVLTGREGGAIGRIPMCGVPHHAFERYAAQLVAKGYALAVCEQMEPADQAKGLVRREVTRVITPGTVLEEELLKARQNNYLAAIVRLKDLRQPDSPWGLAYADISTGEFWVCQSAGAEKLEQELARLQPAEVLLPVEDGLGLNLVRPRDPQALLDLPGQYGYTLRPPEPFELSVARANLLQTYRLGSLEGLGCAGLPLAIRAAGGLLQYLEETQKNLIQEKGLHCLLQPPRTYQLTDYLMLDPQTRRNLELTQTIREGAFAGSLLWVLDQSRTAMGGRALRRWLLQPLRDPEPIQARQDTIQELLDHPSLRTRLGSLLDSLYDLERLANRVGSGTANPRELVALGSSLSKLPDLADLVADAQAPLLQSLQRVDPALSDLGRLIERTLLPSPPPLLTEGGLIQAGVDSELDRLRQQVEQDRQWIANLEKIERERTGIPTLKVGFNKAFGYYLSISRAKAHQVPDNYIRKQTLTNEERFITPELKEKEARILTAQTEINQREYELFLQLRLQAGSQAEPIRQVAQTIATIDALLGLAEVAVQQGYSRPKITRDRRLWIEQGRHPVVEKSLPSGLFVANSVRLGSPEGPDLMVLTGPNMSGKSTYLRQIGLIQILAQMGSFVPAERAELGLCDRIFTRIGAVDDLATGQSTFMVEMNETANILNHATEHSLVLLDEIGRGTATFDGLSIAWAVAEYLATQVRARTLFATHYHEMNQLETLLPNVANFQVVVKELEDRIIFLHQVQAGGADRSYGIEVGRMAGLPKPVIKRAKQVLELVEKHSRIGLGLRNQGRNQERAQGAKKNPPEQEQNPSTEQLPIFPDIG
- a CDS encoding energy transducer TonB encodes the protein MLAERPILTHPSLEVRPQRDWGVVLHLQSYYWLQEGVAYGVGLAFVELGFWAMPTELGGRCLAWGEALLNDALQASCCCTALAVARSHWTEDPASGWVWTPSHWRHQRPDLSQPPTWGTLGSALLHGLVVLLWIWQGSRPVPELEQRIPIMLLELPPEPELAADPVAEPVQESEPEPAAPLPPAPVAEPDPLPPPAVPASQPEPLPEPLPPPPEPDPLPLANLGLQTPSPTPTSTPTPTPTFTPTPPPTPEPTPPPTPVPTATPPLTPTSTPVPTPAAVAQQPSSPAVMPASPAPAGTPVPRLTPLLQGIQSRQRDGVLSSGPSGASSSTATSPSPQAASTSIPLAAPAGTPAPAPPPSPPSVAANPLPDTLAQPIPGRNAPPQYPPQARRLNQQGQVILRAKVDPQGRVQQVEILSSSGFPALDSAAQQAVQQWQFSPALKNNVPIESWVTVPIQFALN
- a CDS encoding ABC transporter ATP-binding protein, which encodes MREQAAILEAKSLWGGYGSQPMIRELSLQVERGEWLSIVGPNGSGKSTLLRLLSRILLPSAGVVLLDGRDLHRQFTPQQVAQRLALLPQQQRIPTGLTVRQLVSLGRSPHQLWWEWQLRRADWQRVEQALGQTGLGSLAERRLETLSGGERQRAFLAMALVQEPQVLLLDEPTTFLDLRYQLELLELLQRLKQERNLTVITVLHDLNLAIRYSQRMALLSSGQLQAVGSPPEVLTPTRVRQVFGLEVEWIPTPVGRQLCPIAAVGVDGVPLSVGGAAGVMNPF